The genomic DNA GCTATGATCGGGACCGGCTGGATGATATTCGCCGGCTGATAGATGCGCAGGACAGCGATCTGTTTGACGTGCTGGGCTATATCTTGTTCACCACTGCGCCGATAACGCGGCACCAACGTGCCGATACTGTGCGCGAAACCGGGTTGAGCGATCCGAACCCGGAGATGCGGGACCTCCTCGTCAGGATACTGAAAGCCTATGAAGACCACGGCGAAAGCGAGTTGGCGACCACGAGACTGGAAAAGTTTCTGATCAGCAAATATGGCAGTGTGTCGGAGAGCAAAGCTCATCTGGGCGAGTTAGCCGCAATCCGGCAAGGCTTCATGACCATGCAGGCCAATTTGTACAGGCAAAGCGGGCCAGCAAAATAGAACAGCAATTTTCGATGTGAGTTTCAAACGGTACAGGCACCCGGCTTGCGCGCATTTGTTCTGAAAACTCTCGTTTTCGTTGCGTTGCCATGGTCTGCGCGCAATTGTGACGCTGCAAGGCCGGATTCAACAGACCCGACAAAAAAACTTTGGAACAAATTGCCGCATCCCGCTGTTTAAACGTCACACAGCAACACGGGAGAGACCTTGTGAACACTTCAACTGAGGCACAACAGGACAGCCAGGCAACATCCGCCGGCAAGGTGAAACAAAGCGCTGCCCAGGCTGCCGAACAACTCGCAGATAAAACGGAACGTGTGGCTTCAGACGCAATCCACACCGCCAAGACAAAGGCAGATGAAGAGGCGGTCAAGCGGCAGACGCAAATGCAGACCATCGTCCGCAAACTTGGCCGCGCCATTGATGCTGGCAGCGCCAGTCTTGAACGCGACGGAATGCCCGGAACGGCAGGATATGTGCGCGCAGCCGCCCGCGGGTTCGACCGCGCAGCCGATGAAGTCGACAGCTTCAACCCGCAAAATGTAACGTCGCGGGTCGAGAATTTTGTTCGGCAAAAGCCTCTGGTGGCCGCCGGGGTTCTGGCGGCAGCAGGATTTGCATTCGCAACTTTCCTCAACACCAGGTCCGGCAAATAACGGCGCGCCATTTTCAACAATCGGATTTATCATGACAAACACTTCAAACATTATCGAAACCGTAAGAGCGCTGATCAGCGACGCGACGTTGCTGATGCAGCAGGAAGCCCGTCTCGCCCGCGCTGAGGCTGGAGAGAAAATCGAGCAGATCCAGATCGGCATGGTGAGCATTGTCACCGGATTGCTGATCGCCTTCTGCGCCCTTCTGGTGCTGGTGCAAGCACTGGTCGTCGCTCTGGCTAACATCATGCCGGCATCGGTCGCCGCGCTGCTGGTGGGGGTCACACTCGCCGTCATCGCCTTTTTTGCTATCAAAACCGGAGCCGATCAGCTGAAGGCCAAAAACCTGATGCCGGAGAAAACAATACAATCCGTGCGCCAAAGCGCCGATACCATAAAGGATGCTGTATAATGGGACGCGAAACAGAAGCTATAGAAGACAACATCAAGCGTATCCAGAACCGTATGAGCGAGCGCGTGGACCATCTCACAGATGATCTGAGTCTGTCGTCCATTGCCTCGCGCGCTCTGGGCGCAAACGGTGAAAAACCTGGTGAACTTGTGGATGCCGCCATCAACAGCGTGCGCGAGCACCCGATTCCGGCAGCGCTGATCGGTATTGGTCTGGTCGGGCTTCTGGTCAGCCAGAAAGCCAGACCTGCGCAGAGCGCAGCCAATGTCCCGGTGCCATACAATGCGTCAGTAGCCGGCGCCAGGTCCAATTCCGACCCTGCTGACCGAGTCGCTTCTCATGTGGCAGACCTGTCATCGGAAGCCGGGCGGATCAAGGCTGCTGCCGGACAAAAGATCGACAGTGTTCAAAATGCTGCGCGCGATGCTGCCGGTAACGCCCGGAGCTATGCCAGTGAAAAGGCCGATGATTTGAAGCAGGCCTATTCCAGTGCCCGCTCCGGTATTGGCGCACAATCTGATCGCCTCAAGGAGCAGACCCGTGAGATCGGCGACACTCTTGCGCACCAGGCAGAGTCCATGAAACGCCATATCGAAGATGTGCCGAAACAGGTGCGCCAATCGACCACGAATGCCGCTG from Pararhizobium sp. IMCC3301 includes the following:
- a CDS encoding phage holin family protein, which gives rise to MTNTSNIIETVRALISDATLLMQQEARLARAEAGEKIEQIQIGMVSIVTGLLIAFCALLVLVQALVVALANIMPASVAALLVGVTLAVIAFFAIKTGADQLKAKNLMPEKTIQSVRQSADTIKDAV